The Gloeobacter morelensis MG652769 genome contains the following window.
AGACAGCACCCCCGACTACGACGACATTGAATTTGCCCACCTGGTGCTCGAAGATCCAAGTAGCAACGAGCGCCCGTCGCGGGTGGAGTTTTAGAGCAGGTGTCAGGTGCCGGTAAGCTACCAGGGAGTATTTTGTCGCTCGTGGGCGACCCGCTCGTAGACTGCCACCGTCGAGCGGGCGATACTCTCCCAGCCGAAGCGGGACCAGACCGCCGCGCGGGCGTTGTCCTTGAGCCACTGGGCGTAGCCGGGGTTGCGGATCACTTCAAGAATGCCCCAAGCAAGCGAATCGGCGTTGCCGGTGTAGGTGACCACGCCCGTCTTGGTGTGGGTGACCACCTCCGGTAGGCCGCCGGTGTCGGAGACCACCACCGGCACCCCGGCGGCAAAGCTTTCGAGCGCCACGATCCCAAAGGGTTCGTACAGGCTCGGGAAGACCGCACAGTCGGCCACCTGCTGAAAGCGGTCGAGATCGTCGTCGGGCATGAAGCCGGTGAAGTAGCACTTGTTCGAGAGGCCGAGTTCGCCCACCCGCCGCCGGAGGTGATCGGTGTTGCCGCCGCCGATAATCACGAATTTGGCATCCGGGTGCTCCCAGAGCACCTTGGGCATCGCTTCCACCAGAAACTGGACGCCCTTTTCGTAGGCCATCCGCCCGACGTAGTAGACAATCTTTTCGTGGTCATAGGCGAAGCGGCGGCGAAACGCCCAACGGTCAAAATCGGCCCGCTCTTTTTTGGAAGCTTTGATGCCGTTGGGAATAACGTCCATCTTGTCCCAGGGGCAGCCGAAGGCGCGCCCCAGTTCGCCGCGCATGTAGTTGGTGCAGACGATCGTCCGCCAGGACTGGTAGACCAGCGAAAACTCCTTGAGGTGAATATAGCGCTGGGTGTCGGTCCAGATGCCGTTGTACCGGCCGTACTCGGTGGCGTGTACGGTGGAGACCACCGGCAGCTTGAAGTTGTACTTGAGGGCGACGGCCGCGTCCTGCACCAGCCAGTCGTGGGCATGGACGAGGTCGAAGGGACCGTCTTCCATGAGGAGCTTGGCGCCGCGCGCCCCCATAGCCTCGTTCATCAGGACAATCCAGTGAAAGAAGTCGTTGGCCGTTCCCACCGGCACCCGGTGCACCGAGATACCGTCGACGATCTCATAGCCCGGCGCCTGGCCAAATTCGACAGTAATTAGATGCACTTGGTGGCCGAGGCGGACGATCTCCGGGTACAGTTCGGCGACATGGCGGGCGATGCCGCCCACGATGCGCGGCGGAAATTCCCAGACCAGGGCAAGGATTTTCATGAAGGCAAGACTCGGCGGAACACTGCGTCAAAACCAGCATACTGTGCACCCCGGACGGATGGACCCCGGGCAACTGCTAGGATGTGCTCACTCATCGGTCATTCGCCATGACGCAATCTCGCAGTGCAACACCCGGACCTTCGCTGGATTTTGAGCGCGAGCTGATGGAACTGGAGGCGCGCCTCGACGACATCCGGCGCTTTGCCGAAGAAAACAACGTCGATGTCTCGGCGCAACTGGCTGAGATCGAAGCGCGGGCTGCAGAACTGCGCCGCGATCTGTACGCCAACCTGCCCCCCAAAGATATTTTGCAGCTGGCCCGCAATCCGAAGCGGCCCAGTACCCTCGACTACATCCAGCTGTTGTGCGAAGACTGGGTCGAATTGCACGGCGACCGGCTGTTTGGCGACGATCTGGCCCTGGTGGGGGGCCTGGCGCGCCTGGGGGATCACCCGGTGGTGATCATGGGCCATCAAAAAGGCCGCGACACCAAGGACAACATCCAGCGCAACTTCGGCATGCCCCAGCCGGAGGGTTACCGCAAAGCCCTGCGCCTGATGGACCATGCCAACCATTTTCAATTGCCGATCATTGCCCTCATCGACACCCCCGGCGCCCACGCCGGTGTCGATGCCGAACAGCGGGGCCAGGGGGAGGCGATTGCCCGCAATCTCCAGCACATGTTCAGCTACGAGGTACCTATCCTTTGCGCGGTGATCGGCGAGGGCGGCTCCGGCGGAGCGCTCGCCATCGGCGTCGGCAACCGCATGCTGATGTTCGAGTACGCCGTTTACTCGGTGATTTCTCCCGACAGCTGCTCGGTAATCCTCTGGCGCGACAAAAAGCACATCGAGCAGGCCGCCAATGCCCTGAAGATCACTGCCCGCGATCTCAAGCAACTGGGGATCGTCGATGAGATTATTCCCGAACCCCCGGGAGGCGCCCACCGCGACCCGCAGCGCGCCGCCGCCAATCTCAAAGAAGCGCTCCTGCGACACTTGAATGAACTACTGGCGATAGACGGCCCCACCCGCCGCACCCAGCGCTACGAGAAATTTCGGGCCATGGCCCGCTTCCAGGAAATCTAACCCCCGGCTACGCAACCCCCCTTCTCAAGGGGAGCCGGGGGATCAGACTTCTTCCTCTATCTGCACTTCCAGCTGGCCGATCTTCGAGCGTAGCCGCTGGATCTCTTGTTGCATCTTTTGCTTTTGCTTATCCAGTTCGCGCTGACGCGAGTCGAGTTCTTCTTTGAGCAGGGCAATTTGCTTCACCCCTTCGAGGTTGACTTTTAACTCCTGGGTGAGGCGCTTGATGTAGCGCAACTGCTCGATATCGTGCTCAGAATACAGACGTGTCTCGCGCTCTTTGCCGCCCTTGCCCTCGCCGCGACCCGGCATGCGATAGGGACGTAACAGACCTGCCCGCTCGTACTGGCGCAGGGTTTGCGGGTGCATCCCGACCAACTCCGCCGCGACCGAAATAATGTAGACGGGCCGGTCCTTCGGATTGTCGAAGTGAACCATGACTTGAGCCCAAACCTGGCATACGAGCTTATGCTAACACACTCAATACACCCGGCTGTATCGGGGAATAGCGCCTACAGCACGACGTTGAGCTGGGAGCCCTGGTGGTTTTTTTCGACCTCGATGCGCGACTGGAAGGCTTCTTTGAGTTCTTGGATGTGGGTGATCACCAGGATACAGGCAAAGTCGCCGGCGACGGTGTTGATCGACTGCACCAAGCGGTCGCGGCCCTCGGCATCCTGGGTACCGAAGCCTTCGTCGATGATCAGCGTTTGCAATGCGGCCCCGGAGCGACGGGCCAGCAGTCGCGAGAGGGCGAGGCGAATGGCGAAGTTGACCCGGTAGGCTTCGCCTCCTGAGTAAGTTTCGTAGGGACGTGTGCCGCGGGCGTCGGCAATCAAAATGTCGAGGGTATCGATCAGTTTTTTGGCGTTTTTGGCGGCGCGCTGGGTGATGAACTGGACGTGCAGCTGGCTGTCGCACAGCCGGGAGAGCAGCCGGTTGGTCTCAGTCTCCAGTTCAGGAAGCACGTTTTCGATGATCAGTGCCTGGATGCCGTTTTTGCCGAAGGCGCGGGTGAGTTCTTTGTAGAGGGCCTGCTGCCGCTGGGCGTGCTCCAGCTGGCTTTGCTGCTGGGCAATTTGCTCCTGGAGGGCATCTATCTGGGCGAGACGCTGGTCGGCTGCTCCGAGTTCGCTGAGTTTGTGCTCCTGGTGGCGGCGGTTGCGCAACTCCTCCGCCTGTGCTGCGGCCAGGGCTTCGCGTGGGTCGGGGGTGGCGTCGAGTTCGGCCTGCAGGGTAGCGCGCTGTTCGCCCAGGCGCACGAGCAGGTCTTTGCTCTCGGCCCAGGCTTTTTGCAGCTCCTGGAGAACGCCACGCTCCTCGGGGTGGCGGTTGCGCGCTTTGATCAGTTCCTGCTGGCGGCTCAGCCAGTGGAGGTGATCTTGCAGGTGCTTGCGCAGGTTCTGGTGGGCGGCGCTGTCGTACCCAAGCGATTGCAGTTGCTCGGTGGTGGCACGCAGATGGTGTTGCAGTTCCTGGCCGTACTGTTGGTGGGTGAGTTGGCTTTCCATCTGGTGGCAGGTTCGCTCAAGCGCCGGGATCTCCGCTTCGAGCTGGCCCAGTTGCCGCCGGGCGCGCTCCAGTTCGCCCGCGCGGATCTCCGCCCATCGCCAGCGGTCGGCCTCGCTGCGGGCCATGGCGTGATCTTTTTCGTCGTAGTTGATGATCTGGATGTGCTGGAGCACTCCGGCGTGGCGGGCCTTGAGATCCTGGGCATAATCGCCGCGCTCAAGCTGGGTGCGGAGGGCCTGAATTTGGCTGCGCAACTGCTGGCTGGTACTGCTGCTCTCGTCGACGGCGCTCAGCTGTTGGCGCAGTTGGGCCTGCTGCTGCAACAGCGACGGCAATTGCTCCAGTTCGCGCACCAGCTCGCTGTACTCGGTGCGCAGCACCCGCACCTCGTGCTCGGCGGCGCTGATCTGGTGGGCCAGCAGTGTCAGGTGATCTTCGAGTTCGGCGTGCTGGCGCTGGTGTTGCTCGCCCAAGAGCTCTCGGTGCTCGGCATCGAGGGGGCCGCCGCACAGGGGACAATCGGTCTCCCCCTGGGCCAGCAGCGCCGCTTTTTCAGCCAGCTGGTCGAGTTCTTTGCGGTACTGCTGTTGTTGAGCCCGCAGTTTCGCTTCGAAGGTGCTGCGCTCCAGCCCTTTTTCGGTGACCCGCTGCTGGTAGACCCGTTTTTTTTCGAGTTGCTCGACTTTTTCGCTGACTTTTTGAAACGTCTGCTCGAGGAAGCCGCGGCGGCTGAGATCTTGCTGCAGTTTGCGCTGTTGCTGCTCGTAGACGGGGATCTGGGCGGCCAGTTCGCTGTAGACGCGGTGGATCTCCCGTTCGAGTTGGAGTTTTTCTTCGGTGTGGGGAAAGACCTCGCGCTGACGCTGTTCGTAGCTGGTGAGCAACTCGCGCGCGCGCGCCAGTTCTGCTAAACCCTGATCAATCTTGGCAGCCTCCTCCAGGATGGTCTGCGCCTCGCGCCGCTGCTGGGTGAGCCCGTCGAAGCGGCTTTTGTGGCGCTGCAGCTGCAGTTCGAGCTGGTGGCGCTCGCCGTCGAGGCGCCGTTCGAGTTCGGCGCGCCGGACGGTGAGCGTCTGGTGGCGGTTGCCCCGCTCGCCCATC
Protein-coding sequences here:
- a CDS encoding glycosyltransferase family 4 protein encodes the protein MKILALVWEFPPRIVGGIARHVAELYPEIVRLGHQVHLITVEFGQAPGYEIVDGISVHRVPVGTANDFFHWIVLMNEAMGARGAKLLMEDGPFDLVHAHDWLVQDAAVALKYNFKLPVVSTVHATEYGRYNGIWTDTQRYIHLKEFSLVYQSWRTIVCTNYMRGELGRAFGCPWDKMDVIPNGIKASKKERADFDRWAFRRRFAYDHEKIVYYVGRMAYEKGVQFLVEAMPKVLWEHPDAKFVIIGGGNTDHLRRRVGELGLSNKCYFTGFMPDDDLDRFQQVADCAVFPSLYEPFGIVALESFAAGVPVVVSDTGGLPEVVTHTKTGVVTYTGNADSLAWGILEVIRNPGYAQWLKDNARAAVWSRFGWESIARSTVAVYERVAHERQNTPW
- a CDS encoding acetyl-CoA carboxylase carboxyltransferase subunit alpha — its product is MTQSRSATPGPSLDFERELMELEARLDDIRRFAEENNVDVSAQLAEIEARAAELRRDLYANLPPKDILQLARNPKRPSTLDYIQLLCEDWVELHGDRLFGDDLALVGGLARLGDHPVVIMGHQKGRDTKDNIQRNFGMPQPEGYRKALRLMDHANHFQLPIIALIDTPGAHAGVDAEQRGQGEAIARNLQHMFSYEVPILCAVIGEGGSGGALAIGVGNRMLMFEYAVYSVISPDSCSVILWRDKKHIEQAANALKITARDLKQLGIVDEIIPEPPGGAHRDPQRAAANLKEALLRHLNELLAIDGPTRRTQRYEKFRAMARFQEI
- a CDS encoding MerR family transcriptional regulator, with the translated sequence MVHFDNPKDRPVYIISVAAELVGMHPQTLRQYERAGLLRPYRMPGRGEGKGGKERETRLYSEHDIEQLRYIKRLTQELKVNLEGVKQIALLKEELDSRQRELDKQKQKMQQEIQRLRSKIGQLEVQIEEEV
- a CDS encoding AAA family ATPase yields the protein MIPLHLSLSNFLSYRDGRLDFSGIHTACICGANGSGKSSLLEALTWVLWGKSRADSDDDVVRRGATEARVDLTFACEGQRFRIIRTRVTGKTSSLEFQVGDGESFRTLTRPALRVTQEAINEVLKMDYDTFINSAYLRQGRADEFTVKRPAERKEVLVEILNLNRYEQLCERSKEHEKQFAGRAQVLADQLQRSRLALGERPMVQVRRDATAGELEALRAQQAQIQQCLELLTTRSRQREQLAGQLERLDSQITQTHQTHSRLHAQCERQARAVRELEVLLEQEAQITQGCARYQQLFAEEAAMGERGNRHQTLTVRRAELERRLDGERHQLELQLQRHKSRFDGLTQQRREAQTILEEAAKIDQGLAELARARELLTSYEQRQREVFPHTEEKLQLEREIHRVYSELAAQIPVYEQQQRKLQQDLSRRGFLEQTFQKVSEKVEQLEKKRVYQQRVTEKGLERSTFEAKLRAQQQQYRKELDQLAEKAALLAQGETDCPLCGGPLDAEHRELLGEQHQRQHAELEDHLTLLAHQISAAEHEVRVLRTEYSELVRELEQLPSLLQQQAQLRQQLSAVDESSSTSQQLRSQIQALRTQLERGDYAQDLKARHAGVLQHIQIINYDEKDHAMARSEADRWRWAEIRAGELERARRQLGQLEAEIPALERTCHQMESQLTHQQYGQELQHHLRATTEQLQSLGYDSAAHQNLRKHLQDHLHWLSRQQELIKARNRHPEERGVLQELQKAWAESKDLLVRLGEQRATLQAELDATPDPREALAAAQAEELRNRRHQEHKLSELGAADQRLAQIDALQEQIAQQQSQLEHAQRQQALYKELTRAFGKNGIQALIIENVLPELETETNRLLSRLCDSQLHVQFITQRAAKNAKKLIDTLDILIADARGTRPYETYSGGEAYRVNFAIRLALSRLLARRSGAALQTLIIDEGFGTQDAEGRDRLVQSINTVAGDFACILVITHIQELKEAFQSRIEVEKNHQGSQLNVVL